One Catalinimonas alkaloidigena DNA window includes the following coding sequences:
- a CDS encoding OprO/OprP family phosphate-selective porin — MYASYPALFRFLLGTAWFLYASVGQAQTVDSSITRTVYDDGFYMVSDDQTLRFGGRIQTDFHWSTTQGGEWLIRRARMLATGYAFPHFRYMLSARFDRGEAELDQAFVESRHLPYVRVRAGQFKEPFSQSRLLSSLQLDLMERPMVVNALTPTSDIGLMAFGDVLGGSLEYAVGVFNGRPFNQPENNRAKDVVGRLVARPFAHRKAAASHLYVAISGASGLRNDSLDLVSFETHRGTAFYPHASVLQHDGRLTRLGADLEWLWSRYTLRAEWLRGQWSDVRHTQTNGQLEVAGFYITAGLMLTDDEKPRTTLLYPQHEFHPMQGEWGAWEVVLRYEQMTITNPLAERFTARDPYRTSAWTAGLNGYLTEHIKWSLVSQWATWTAQEHSVLTRIQVAF, encoded by the coding sequence TTGTACGCTTCTTACCCTGCTCTTTTCCGATTCCTCCTTGGTACGGCGTGGTTTCTGTACGCCAGCGTTGGTCAGGCCCAAACCGTCGACTCTTCCATTACGCGCACCGTTTACGACGACGGTTTTTACATGGTAAGCGATGATCAGACGCTGCGCTTCGGCGGGAGAATCCAGACCGACTTCCATTGGTCAACTACCCAGGGGGGCGAATGGTTAATCCGGCGGGCTCGTATGCTGGCCACCGGGTATGCATTTCCGCACTTCCGTTACATGCTCAGTGCCCGCTTCGACCGCGGCGAGGCCGAGCTCGATCAGGCGTTTGTCGAATCGCGCCATCTGCCTTATGTACGGGTACGGGCCGGGCAGTTCAAGGAGCCGTTCAGCCAGAGTCGTCTGCTTTCTTCGCTGCAACTCGATCTGATGGAGCGCCCTATGGTCGTGAACGCGCTGACGCCTACTTCCGACATCGGCTTGATGGCGTTTGGCGACGTGCTGGGCGGCTCCCTCGAATACGCCGTCGGCGTCTTCAACGGCCGCCCCTTCAACCAACCGGAAAACAACCGCGCGAAAGATGTAGTCGGTCGGTTGGTAGCCCGGCCGTTCGCACACCGAAAGGCAGCCGCAAGTCACCTCTACGTAGCTATTTCGGGCGCTTCGGGTCTTCGAAACGATTCGCTCGACCTGGTGTCGTTCGAGACTCACCGGGGCACTGCGTTTTACCCACACGCGTCTGTTTTACAGCACGACGGCCGCCTGACACGCCTGGGAGCCGACCTCGAATGGCTCTGGTCGCGTTATACGTTACGGGCCGAATGGTTGCGGGGGCAGTGGAGCGACGTGCGTCATACCCAAACGAACGGGCAACTGGAGGTCGCCGGATTTTACATCACCGCAGGACTGATGCTGACCGACGACGAAAAGCCGCGCACCACTTTGCTGTACCCGCAACACGAATTTCATCCGATGCAGGGGGAGTGGGGCGCCTGGGAAGTTGTGCTTCGCTACGAGCAGATGACCATTACCAATCCGTTGGCCGAACGATTCACCGCGCGCGATCCGTACCGCACCTCCGCCTGGACCGCCGGTCTGAACGGGTATCTGACAGAACACATCAAATGGTCACTGGTGTCGCAATGGGCCACCTGGACAGCGCAGGAACACTCAGTACTGACCCGCATACAGGTAGCCTTTTAA
- a CDS encoding MgtC/SapB family protein translates to MPDVFISLLISLGLGLLVGLQREHADQARIAGIRTFPLVTLLGTMTGLLAHDFGGWIIAAGLLTLGGLLFAVNFKFLDRKVLHPGQTTEVALLVMYCIGAYLATGQRAPALVMGGLVMVLLYFKQPLHQFAERLGQRNVHAIVQFVIVALIILPVLPDRTFGPYDVLNPRQLWLIVVLIVGVSVGGYFIYKLVGHKAGTFLNGLLGGVISSTATTISYARMSRADAGNVRATVLVILIASGVSFVRVLVEVFAILPQALPQVGPPLLLMVGLFACLIVFLSFFRTPPQEPMPEPENPAQLKSAVVFGLIFAVVLLATAAARDYLGNKGLYGVALFSGLTDVDAITISIAQMAGEEEAGVSYADAWRLILIGSLANMLFKGGAVAVLGSRALLRWVVPLWSAVLVGGLLLILLWPAETEWSFLRLFR, encoded by the coding sequence ATGCCTGACGTCTTTATTTCACTACTGATTTCTCTGGGACTAGGCCTGCTGGTCGGGCTGCAACGCGAACACGCCGACCAAGCGCGCATCGCGGGCATCCGAACGTTTCCGTTGGTGACGCTTTTGGGCACCATGACCGGTCTGCTGGCCCACGATTTTGGGGGTTGGATCATAGCCGCAGGGCTGCTTACGCTCGGGGGCCTGTTGTTCGCCGTCAACTTCAAGTTTCTCGATCGGAAGGTGCTGCATCCCGGGCAAACCACCGAAGTGGCTTTGCTGGTGATGTACTGCATTGGCGCTTACCTGGCTACGGGCCAACGCGCCCCGGCCCTGGTGATGGGCGGCCTGGTGATGGTGCTTCTCTATTTCAAGCAGCCGCTGCATCAGTTTGCCGAACGGCTGGGGCAGCGCAACGTGCACGCCATCGTGCAGTTTGTCATCGTGGCGTTGATCATTCTTCCCGTTCTGCCCGACCGGACGTTCGGTCCCTACGACGTACTGAACCCGCGCCAGCTCTGGCTCATTGTCGTGTTGATTGTGGGCGTCAGCGTTGGCGGCTATTTCATCTACAAGCTGGTCGGTCACAAAGCGGGTACGTTCCTGAACGGGCTTCTGGGTGGGGTGATTTCCAGTACGGCCACCACCATTTCGTACGCCCGCATGAGCCGGGCCGACGCAGGCAACGTTCGCGCTACGGTCCTGGTCATCTTGATTGCGTCGGGTGTCTCGTTTGTTCGGGTACTGGTCGAAGTATTTGCAATTCTGCCCCAGGCGTTGCCGCAGGTAGGGCCGCCGTTGCTGCTCATGGTCGGGCTGTTTGCCTGCCTGATCGTCTTCCTGTCTTTTTTCCGTACGCCACCGCAGGAGCCGATGCCCGAGCCCGAAAATCCTGCCCAACTGAAAAGCGCGGTGGTGTTCGGGCTAATTTTCGCGGTGGTGCTGCTGGCCACGGCGGCGGCCCGCGATTACCTCGGGAACAAAGGGCTGTACGGCGTCGCCCTCTTCTCCGGACTTACCGATGTGGATGCCATTACTATCTCGATTGCTCAGATGGCCGGAGAAGAAGAGGCCGGCGTATCGTACGCCGATGCCTGGCGACTGATCCTGATCGGGTCGCTGGCCAACATGCTTTTCAAAGGTGGCGCGGTCGCAGTGCTGGGCAGCCGGGCGTTGCTCCGGTGGGTAGTGCCGTTATGGAGTGCTGTGTTGGTTGGCGGCCTTTTACTCATTCTGCTGTGGCCCGCCGAAACCGAGTGGTCATTTCTCAGGCTGTTCCGGTAG
- a CDS encoding acyl-CoA reductase yields the protein MQPLSLAERLEAFVQLREQFRRPEAPALATAITQASQRNGWFTEGNILTALAGLVRLLEPTDLRTWLDRYPLDQVTPKQVGVVMAGNIPLVGFHDMMSVLLSGHTLLAKLSSQDEVLPTYVRNELVRLQPAFADRIQFVERLNDAEAIIATGSDNTARYFHHYFASRPHIIRQNRASAAVLDGQETPADFAALADDIFLYFGLGCRNVAKLYVPEGYDFVPLLEVLSARQEVILHHKYANNYDYRKSIYLVNRLPHLDNGIVLLEEKTALVSPLAVLYYEFYQSDQDLTERLAAHENQLQTLVSREGAYPGSVPFGTAQRPRVWEYADGVDTMQFLVELPTGTA from the coding sequence ATGCAACCTCTTTCTCTTGCCGAGCGCCTCGAGGCGTTCGTTCAATTACGCGAACAGTTCCGGCGACCGGAGGCCCCCGCCCTGGCGACGGCCATCACTCAGGCCAGCCAACGAAACGGGTGGTTTACAGAAGGCAACATTCTGACCGCCCTGGCCGGGTTGGTGCGGCTCCTGGAGCCCACTGATTTGCGCACCTGGCTGGACCGCTATCCGCTCGACCAAGTGACTCCGAAACAAGTAGGGGTCGTGATGGCGGGCAATATTCCGCTGGTGGGGTTCCACGACATGATGAGCGTGCTGCTCAGTGGGCATACGCTGCTGGCCAAGCTCAGTTCGCAGGACGAAGTGTTGCCTACGTACGTACGCAACGAACTGGTGCGCCTGCAACCCGCCTTCGCCGATCGCATTCAGTTCGTGGAACGGTTGAACGATGCGGAGGCGATCATCGCCACCGGCAGCGACAATACCGCGCGCTATTTTCATCACTACTTTGCCAGTCGCCCGCACATCATCCGGCAAAATCGTGCTTCCGCAGCCGTGCTGGACGGACAGGAAACGCCAGCGGATTTTGCTGCGTTAGCCGACGACATTTTCCTCTATTTCGGGTTGGGCTGCCGGAATGTGGCCAAACTGTATGTCCCCGAGGGCTACGACTTCGTGCCTCTGCTGGAGGTGTTGAGCGCGCGCCAGGAAGTGATCTTGCACCACAAATACGCCAACAATTACGACTACCGGAAGTCGATTTACCTCGTCAATCGGTTACCCCACCTCGATAACGGCATTGTGCTGCTGGAAGAGAAAACGGCGCTGGTGTCGCCACTGGCGGTGTTGTATTACGAGTTTTATCAGAGCGATCAGGACCTCACGGAACGGTTGGCAGCGCACGAGAATCAACTGCAAACACTGGTTTCTCGGGAAGGCGCTTACCCCGGCAGTGTACCGTTCGGTACGGCGCAACGCCCCCGGGTGTGGGAGTATGCCGATGGGGTCGATACAATGCAATTTCTGGTCGAATTGCCTACCGGAACAGCCTGA
- a CDS encoding 4Fe-4S binding protein gives MAIMITDECINCGACEPECPNTAIYEGGVEWTYAGGTDLEGEVKLLNGEVVDAEAEQPPVSDEFYYIVTNKCTECMGFHEEPQCAAVCPVDCCVDDPDHRETEEELLAKKALMHNE, from the coding sequence ATGGCAATCATGATCACCGACGAGTGCATCAACTGCGGTGCCTGCGAGCCCGAATGCCCCAACACAGCCATTTACGAAGGCGGGGTAGAGTGGACGTATGCCGGTGGTACCGACCTGGAAGGTGAGGTAAAACTGTTAAACGGCGAGGTAGTTGATGCCGAGGCAGAACAGCCACCCGTTTCCGACGAATTCTATTATATCGTAACCAATAAATGTACGGAGTGCATGGGCTTCCATGAAGAGCCTCAGTGCGCGGCCGTCTGCCCGGTCGACTGCTGCGTAGACGATCCCGATCATCGCGAGACGGAAGAAGAACTCCTGGCCAAAAAGGCGTTGATGCACAACGAATAG
- a CDS encoding cold-shock protein, with protein sequence MSRSQNSFIKRQKEKKRQKKKEEKMQRKKERQENSSGGTLPEMLAFVDEFGNITDTPPEEQDEKLKEKIETDF encoded by the coding sequence ATGAGCAGATCTCAAAATAGCTTCATCAAAAGACAAAAAGAGAAAAAGAGACAAAAGAAAAAGGAAGAGAAAATGCAGCGCAAAAAAGAGCGCCAGGAAAACTCGTCGGGTGGAACCCTGCCCGAAATGTTAGCCTTTGTGGATGAGTTCGGCAACATCACCGATACGCCTCCCGAAGAGCAGGATGAGAAGCTAAAAGAAAAGATCGAGACAGATTTCTAA
- the hemB gene encoding porphobilinogen synthase: protein MIRRPRRNRKSAVIRELVEETTLSVRDLIFPIFLIEGDNQAVAIDSMPGMYRYSPDRLLDEIGACAELGIRTFDVFPSLPESKKDRRATEGTNPEGLYLSTLRKIKEHYPDVCVMTDVAMDPYSSDGHDGLVQDGKILNDETLEILGNMAVAQAEAGADILGPSDMMDGRVGYMRQQLDAAGFTDVSIMSYTAKYASAFYNPFRDALDSAPKFGDKKTYQMNPANRREALLEAELDFEEGADMLMVKPALFYLDIIRDLSEAFPIPIAAYNVSGEYAMTKAAAAQGWLDGERIMLESLLSIKRAGAKIILTYFAKEYAQGVKEGRW, encoded by the coding sequence ATGATACGAAGACCGCGCCGCAACCGTAAGTCGGCGGTAATCCGCGAACTGGTCGAAGAAACGACCCTGTCGGTGCGCGACCTGATTTTTCCGATCTTTCTGATCGAGGGCGATAACCAGGCAGTCGCGATCGATTCGATGCCCGGCATGTATCGCTACTCCCCCGATCGCCTGCTGGACGAGATCGGCGCCTGTGCCGAATTGGGCATTCGTACGTTCGACGTGTTCCCGAGTTTACCGGAATCAAAGAAAGATCGACGCGCTACCGAAGGCACCAATCCGGAAGGGCTGTACCTGAGCACGCTGCGTAAAATCAAGGAACACTACCCGGACGTGTGCGTGATGACCGACGTGGCCATGGACCCATACAGTTCAGACGGGCACGACGGACTGGTGCAGGACGGTAAAATCCTGAACGACGAGACGCTCGAAATCCTCGGAAACATGGCCGTGGCGCAGGCCGAAGCCGGTGCCGATATTCTGGGCCCGTCGGACATGATGGACGGGCGCGTCGGGTACATGCGGCAGCAGCTCGATGCCGCTGGTTTCACGGACGTATCGATCATGTCGTACACGGCCAAATACGCGTCGGCGTTCTACAATCCTTTTCGCGATGCCCTCGATTCGGCCCCGAAATTCGGCGACAAGAAAACCTACCAGATGAATCCGGCCAACCGGCGCGAAGCACTGCTTGAGGCCGAGCTGGACTTCGAAGAAGGAGCCGACATGCTGATGGTGAAACCGGCGCTGTTTTACCTCGACATCATCCGCGACCTGAGCGAAGCCTTTCCCATTCCGATTGCGGCCTATAACGTCAGTGGCGAATATGCCATGACCAAAGCGGCTGCGGCCCAGGGCTGGCTCGACGGCGAACGGATTATGCTGGAATCGCTGCTGAGCATCAAACGGGCCGGCGCTAAAATCATCCTGACTTACTTCGCCAAAGAGTACGCTCAGGGCGTGAAAGAAGGGCGCTGGTAG
- a CDS encoding prolipoprotein diacylglyceryl transferase, translated as MLSYIVWDINPEIFTIPGINFPLRYYSLFFALGFIISQQIMFYFFRKDGRPQKDVDTLTIYMVVATVIGARLGHVIFYEPEIFVEDPIGVIRFWNGGLSGLASHGGAFGILFALWLYARKRPNQSYFWILDRIVIVVALTGCLIRLGNFMNSEIVGKPTNSQYGVVFARLAEEWIMARNDAILDVEAEKGGTVGETPVTLDITVRRNYRNDMEIDRLLQAAVQPVLTSSRVIEDVYLPPGQEPKFDIWRDPSGVEVKLQAAGIARHPSQLYESSFYLALFLVLFFLWKRYRTTWAEGKIFGIFLIALFGFRFLVEFVKADQVAFEADIPLNMGQWLSIPLVLAGIFVLIYVSRKHKETHANVSEN; from the coding sequence ATGCTTTCCTACATTGTCTGGGACATTAATCCGGAAATTTTTACCATTCCTGGAATCAACTTCCCGCTTCGGTATTACAGTCTGTTTTTCGCGCTGGGGTTCATCATCAGCCAGCAGATCATGTTTTATTTCTTTCGGAAAGATGGCCGTCCGCAGAAAGACGTCGACACGCTGACGATCTACATGGTGGTGGCGACCGTCATCGGGGCGCGGCTGGGGCACGTGATTTTCTACGAGCCGGAAATTTTTGTGGAAGACCCGATTGGCGTCATCCGTTTCTGGAACGGAGGGCTGAGCGGTCTGGCGAGCCACGGCGGCGCGTTCGGTATTCTGTTCGCGCTCTGGCTGTACGCACGCAAGCGACCCAATCAAAGCTATTTCTGGATTCTGGATCGGATCGTAATCGTAGTAGCGTTGACGGGGTGCCTGATTCGCCTCGGCAATTTTATGAACTCGGAGATCGTCGGAAAACCCACCAACAGCCAATACGGCGTGGTGTTTGCGCGGCTGGCCGAAGAGTGGATCATGGCGCGTAACGACGCCATTCTGGACGTCGAGGCCGAAAAGGGAGGCACAGTGGGCGAAACGCCCGTGACCCTGGACATTACGGTGCGTCGCAACTACCGGAACGATATGGAAATCGATCGGTTGCTGCAGGCCGCTGTGCAACCGGTGCTGACGTCCTCCCGGGTCATCGAAGACGTCTACCTCCCCCCCGGTCAGGAGCCCAAGTTCGACATTTGGCGCGATCCGTCGGGCGTCGAAGTGAAACTACAAGCCGCCGGCATTGCCCGCCACCCCTCCCAGTTGTACGAATCGAGTTTCTACCTGGCTCTTTTCCTGGTGCTGTTTTTCCTCTGGAAACGTTACCGCACTACTTGGGCAGAAGGCAAAATCTTCGGCATTTTTCTTATTGCCTTGTTCGGCTTCCGTTTCCTGGTCGAGTTCGTGAAAGCCGATCAGGTAGCCTTCGAGGCGGATATTCCGTTGAACATGGGGCAATGGCTCAGCATTCCGCTGGTACTGGCAGGCATTTTTGTGCTGATTTACGTGAGCCGAAAACACAAGGAAACGCACGCAAACGTTTCCGAAAACTAA
- the rocD gene encoding ornithine--oxo-acid transaminase produces MTELIPQSQQAIDLEDRYGAHNYHPLPVVLARGEGVYLWDVEGRRYYDFLSAYSAVNQGHCHPKIIQALVSQAQKLTLTSRAFYNDILGKYERFITEFFGYDRVLPMNTGVEGGETAIKLCRKWAYTVKGVPENQAKIIFVEGNFWGRTLAAISASTDPVSFRGFGPYMPGYEVIPYNDLKALAQALQDPNVAGFMVEPIQGEAGVVVPDDGYLRKAFDMCREKNVLFIADEVQTGIARTGKLLACDWEGFRPDILILGKALSGGVYPVSAVLARDEIMLTIRPGEHGSTFGGNPLACEVAMAALEVVRDEKLAEQADRLGVLFRERMQQLIEKTDLVTLVRGKGLLNAIVINDSEESETAWNLCLQLKENGLLAKPTHGNIIRFAPPLVMTEAQLHACCDIIEQTVLAFKATASTTL; encoded by the coding sequence ATGACCGAACTCATTCCACAGAGCCAACAGGCCATCGACCTGGAAGACCGCTACGGCGCCCATAACTACCATCCGCTCCCCGTGGTGCTTGCGCGTGGCGAAGGCGTGTACCTGTGGGACGTAGAAGGCCGGCGGTACTACGATTTTCTGTCGGCTTACAGCGCTGTGAATCAGGGCCACTGCCACCCCAAAATTATCCAGGCATTGGTGAGCCAAGCACAAAAACTTACCCTGACTTCGCGAGCGTTCTACAACGACATTCTGGGCAAATACGAGCGCTTCATCACCGAATTTTTTGGGTACGACCGCGTGCTGCCCATGAATACGGGTGTAGAAGGGGGCGAGACCGCCATCAAACTCTGTCGGAAGTGGGCCTACACGGTCAAAGGTGTGCCCGAAAACCAAGCCAAAATCATTTTTGTAGAAGGCAATTTCTGGGGGCGTACCCTGGCGGCCATCTCCGCGTCGACCGATCCGGTGAGCTTCCGGGGCTTTGGTCCTTACATGCCGGGCTACGAAGTGATCCCCTACAACGACCTGAAAGCGCTGGCGCAGGCGCTGCAAGACCCGAACGTAGCAGGTTTTATGGTTGAGCCCATTCAGGGCGAAGCGGGCGTGGTGGTGCCCGACGACGGCTACCTGCGCAAAGCTTTCGACATGTGTCGGGAGAAAAACGTTCTTTTTATTGCCGACGAAGTGCAGACGGGCATCGCACGCACCGGCAAGCTGCTGGCCTGCGACTGGGAAGGTTTCCGTCCCGATATTCTGATTCTGGGGAAAGCCCTTTCGGGCGGCGTTTATCCGGTATCGGCTGTGCTGGCCCGCGACGAAATCATGCTGACCATCCGGCCGGGCGAACACGGCTCCACGTTTGGCGGCAATCCCCTCGCCTGCGAAGTGGCCATGGCGGCCCTGGAAGTCGTGCGCGACGAAAAGTTGGCCGAACAGGCCGACCGGTTGGGTGTGCTTTTCCGGGAGCGGATGCAACAGTTGATCGAGAAGACCGATCTGGTGACGCTGGTACGTGGCAAGGGTTTGCTCAACGCCATCGTCATCAACGATTCCGAGGAGAGTGAAACGGCCTGGAACCTGTGCCTGCAACTCAAAGAAAACGGCCTGTTGGCCAAGCCAACGCATGGCAACATCATCCGCTTTGCGCCACCTCTGGTCATGACCGAAGCGCAATTGCACGCGTGTTGCGACATCATCGAACAGACGGTGCTGGCTTTTAAAGCCACCGCAAGTACTACCCTGTAA
- a CDS encoding DUF5522 domain-containing protein codes for MQPGDYYYNEQGFLVFTAQYHLRRGYCCRSGCRHCPYGFKPN; via the coding sequence CTGCAACCCGGCGACTATTACTACAACGAGCAGGGGTTTCTGGTGTTTACAGCGCAGTATCACCTCCGCCGGGGGTATTGCTGCCGCAGCGGCTGCCGGCACTGCCCGTATGGATTTAAGCCAAATTAA
- the rpmB gene encoding 50S ribosomal protein L28: MSQVCQITGKRPRTGNYVSHANNKTKRKFYPNLHKKRFYIPEEDRWVTLKISSTALRTINKKGITAVLKEARAAGKKF; encoded by the coding sequence ATGTCACAGGTTTGTCAGATCACAGGGAAGCGCCCACGCACTGGTAACTACGTATCGCACGCTAACAATAAAACGAAACGCAAGTTTTATCCAAACCTGCACAAGAAGCGCTTCTACATTCCCGAAGAAGATCGCTGGGTTACGCTGAAGATTTCATCGACGGCGTTGCGCACCATCAATAAAAAAGGCATCACTGCCGTTTTGAAAGAAGCACGCGCAGCCGGCAAAAAATTCTAA
- a CDS encoding DNA topoisomerase IB gives MGAIALPPDAIAPPNLTYTADTEAGYTRVRKGRGFAFLDAEGKYIKNEHELERLRGLGIPPAYTDVWICSAADGHLQATGRDERGRKQYLYHPDWTDYRNRTKFYRLLQFGQNLPLIRETVERDLRQRKWTKTKVLALVTSLLDESFIRIGNMTYVRQNKTFGLTTLRRKHIHEEGKSITFEYKAKSGKNRKVKIQNRRLARLVKQCAELPGYEVFKYWDEDGERHRIDSQDVNHYLNEITGQSFTAKDFRTWGGSTLALLRLEEACDEVSTHPRKKLQQCLVKKVAELLGNTVAVCREYYIHPAVLQAVEDGTVADFMQQGQRKYRRYEDYLKPEEMQLMAIMEAEAHAA, from the coding sequence ATGGGAGCCATCGCTTTACCACCCGACGCCATCGCGCCACCCAACCTGACCTATACCGCCGACACGGAAGCGGGCTATACGCGCGTGCGTAAAGGCCGTGGCTTTGCCTTTCTGGATGCTGAAGGGAAGTATATCAAAAACGAACATGAGCTGGAGCGCCTGCGAGGGTTGGGCATCCCTCCGGCCTATACCGACGTGTGGATTTGCTCCGCGGCAGACGGACATCTGCAAGCTACCGGGCGCGACGAGCGTGGACGGAAGCAATACCTCTACCATCCGGACTGGACCGACTATCGCAACCGAACAAAGTTTTACCGCCTGTTGCAGTTCGGTCAAAACCTGCCCCTGATTCGCGAGACCGTAGAGCGTGACCTGCGCCAGCGGAAGTGGACCAAAACGAAGGTGTTGGCGTTGGTGACGAGCCTATTGGACGAATCGTTTATCCGCATTGGGAACATGACTTACGTGCGACAAAACAAAACATTTGGGCTGACGACCCTGCGACGCAAGCACATCCACGAAGAAGGCAAAAGCATTACGTTCGAGTATAAAGCCAAAAGCGGGAAAAATCGCAAAGTGAAGATTCAGAACCGCCGCCTTGCCCGCCTGGTGAAGCAGTGCGCCGAATTGCCGGGCTACGAGGTGTTTAAATACTGGGATGAGGACGGCGAACGCCACCGCATCGATTCGCAGGACGTCAACCATTACTTGAATGAAATTACGGGCCAGTCGTTTACGGCCAAAGATTTCCGGACCTGGGGGGGCAGTACGCTGGCCTTGCTGCGCCTGGAAGAAGCCTGTGACGAAGTTAGTACCCATCCCCGAAAAAAGCTTCAACAGTGTCTGGTCAAAAAGGTAGCGGAATTGCTGGGTAACACGGTGGCGGTGTGCCGCGAATACTACATCCATCCGGCGGTGTTACAAGCAGTCGAAGACGGCACAGTTGCCGACTTTATGCAGCAGGGGCAGCGAAAATACCGCCGCTACGAAGACTACCTCAAGCCCGAAGAAATGCAGCTGATGGCCATCATGGAGGCGGAAGCACACGCCGCGTAG
- a CDS encoding type 1 glutamine amidotransferase domain-containing protein has product MSKLKDKKVAILVANGFEQVEFTEPKKALEEAGATVHVVSPEDGHVKGWDHTDWGITVPVDVAVDQANAQEYDALMLPGGQMNPDNLRVNPKAVQFVRDFFAQHKPVAAICHAPQLLIEAGVVEGRTVTSFPSIKTDLINAGANWEDREVVTDQGLVTSRKPDDIPAFNRKMIEEIREGKHAEQTV; this is encoded by the coding sequence ATGAGTAAACTGAAAGATAAAAAAGTTGCCATTTTGGTAGCGAATGGATTTGAACAAGTAGAATTTACCGAACCCAAAAAAGCGCTGGAAGAAGCGGGAGCTACCGTGCACGTAGTTTCTCCGGAAGACGGACACGTGAAAGGATGGGATCATACCGATTGGGGGATTACTGTCCCGGTCGATGTCGCTGTAGATCAGGCCAACGCACAAGAGTACGACGCCTTGATGTTGCCGGGTGGTCAGATGAACCCCGATAACCTGCGGGTCAACCCGAAAGCTGTGCAATTTGTACGTGATTTCTTCGCACAACATAAACCCGTAGCGGCCATTTGCCACGCGCCCCAATTGCTGATCGAGGCGGGTGTGGTCGAAGGACGTACCGTTACTTCGTTCCCGTCCATTAAAACGGATTTGATCAATGCTGGTGCTAATTGGGAAGATCGCGAAGTGGTAACCGATCAGGGGCTGGTCACCAGCCGTAAACCTGACGATATTCCGGCGTTTAACCGGAAAATGATTGAGGAAATTCGCGAGGGTAAGCACGCCGAGCAGACTGTATAG
- a CDS encoding HAD family hydrolase, which produces MTPTAPPVPIAVFDLNQALYRKSSKEEFYKFICFKHETKLFNLVRQRLAGLAHRLGLMGQTEFKENFFRYLDGLPPEKVAEYAREFWHIEYPKHFNAPLLTRLRELQRLGIDVWISSGAFEVYLLPLGEYLDITGLFGTRVAYRNGKYQVVGQANKDGEKIRRFDGHYGSGQYRIVEAYSDGDASLLAKADKGYTVEPDGSWHLA; this is translated from the coding sequence ATGACCCCAACTGCACCACCCGTCCCGATCGCGGTTTTCGATCTTAACCAGGCTCTCTATCGAAAGTCTTCCAAGGAAGAGTTTTACAAATTCATCTGTTTCAAGCACGAAACGAAGCTTTTCAATCTGGTTCGGCAACGGCTCGCCGGGCTGGCCCATCGCCTCGGCCTAATGGGTCAAACCGAATTCAAAGAGAATTTCTTTCGCTACCTGGATGGCCTGCCGCCCGAAAAAGTCGCCGAGTACGCCCGCGAATTCTGGCATATTGAGTACCCAAAGCACTTCAATGCTCCCTTGCTGACACGCCTGCGTGAGTTGCAAAGGTTAGGTATCGACGTGTGGATTTCGTCAGGGGCTTTTGAAGTTTACTTGCTGCCCCTCGGTGAATACCTGGACATCACCGGACTTTTCGGGACGCGCGTCGCGTACCGAAACGGAAAATATCAGGTGGTGGGGCAGGCCAACAAAGACGGTGAAAAAATAAGGCGCTTCGATGGCCACTATGGCTCGGGACAGTATCGGATCGTAGAGGCGTATTCGGACGGAGACGCTTCGCTGCTGGCGAAGGCCGACAAAGGCTATACAGTAGAACCGGACGGCTCGTGGCATCTGGCCTAA